The following proteins are co-located in the Seriola aureovittata isolate HTS-2021-v1 ecotype China chromosome 7, ASM2101889v1, whole genome shotgun sequence genome:
- the utp11 gene encoding probable U3 small nucleolar RNA-associated protein 11, producing the protein MSSFRKALKSKQRNHHERSQPGFRKHLGLLEKKKDYKLRADDYHKKQNTLAALRKKALEKNPDEFYYKMINSQLQDGVHVAKKAKEEVEVTEEQKKVMRSQDIKYVEMKRVAEAKKIERLKGELHLLDADSKQKNKHTFYVDSKKEVESFDLANHLNTAPELVDRVYNRPTLKTLETKTIQGAVEPRSAKKLARQRKHQYRILSQRIDREKKMFVISQKIQTRKDLQDKTKKVKVKKETASAAAIYKFEAKRKR; encoded by the exons atgtcttCGTTCAGGAAAGCGCTGAAATCCAAACAGCGAAACCACCATGAAAGATCTCAG CCTGGTttcaggaaacatttgggattgttggagaagaagaaggactACAAGCTCCGTGCAGA TGACTACCACAAGAAGCAAAACACCCTCGCTGCTCTGCGCAAGAAAGCTCTGGAGAAAAACCCAGATGAGTTTTACTACAAAATGATCAACTCTCAGCTACAG GATGGCGTTCACGTAGCAAAAAAAGccaaggaggaggtggaagtgacagaggagcagaaaaaagtcatgagGTCGCAGGATATCAAATATGTGGAGATGAAACGGGTCGCAGAGGCTAAG AAAATCGAGAGACTGAAAGGAGAGCTCCACCTTCTGGATGCagacagcaaacaaaaaaacaagcacacattTTATGTGGATTCCAAGAAGGAag TGGAGTCATTTGACCTGGCAAACCACCTCAACACAGCTCCTGAACTGGTGGACAGAGTGTACAACAGACCGACTCTGAAAACACTGGAGACTAAGACCATCCAGGGAGCTGTAGAGCCTCGCAGTGCGaag AAGCTGGCCAGGCAGAGAAAGCACCAGTATAGGATCCTTTCCCAAAGGAtcgacagagaaaagaaaatgtttgtcatcAGCCAGAAGATCCAGACACGCAAGGATctgcag GATAAAACTAAAAAAGTGAAGGTAAAAAAGGAGACAGCCAGTGCTGCAGCAATTTACAAGTTTGAGGCCAAGAGGAAACGCTGA